A portion of the Bacteroidota bacterium genome contains these proteins:
- a CDS encoding LysE family translocator: protein MELELILSFIGASMLLTFMPGPDNIFVLTESITKGHKHGIAISLGLVSGVMVHTLAAATGLSIILKQSDYAFQIVKYLGAAYLLYLAYMAYKEKKPEVEIGGEVDNAEFNLWKLMRKGFFMNVLNPKVSLFFIAFLPQFISKSGFNITLQMFILGLIFMIQAILIFTLISTLSGKFSSYLNSEKFWKYTKWGKVSVLVALGVMLALSEK from the coding sequence ATGGAGTTAGAACTTATTTTATCTTTTATTGGAGCTTCTATGCTTCTTACATTTATGCCGGGACCTGATAATATTTTTGTATTAACAGAAAGTATTACAAAAGGACATAAACACGGCATAGCAATTTCCTTAGGTTTAGTTTCGGGGGTAATGGTACATACATTAGCTGCCGCAACCGGTCTTTCGATCATTCTTAAACAATCTGATTACGCTTTTCAGATAGTAAAGTACTTAGGAGCTGCTTATCTGTTGTATCTGGCATACATGGCTTATAAAGAAAAAAAGCCGGAAGTAGAAATTGGCGGAGAAGTTGATAATGCGGAGTTTAATCTTTGGAAATTAATGAGAAAGGGATTTTTTATGAATGTTCTGAATCCCAAGGTTTCATTGTTTTTCATTGCATTTTTACCACAGTTTATCAGCAAAAGCGGATTTAATATAACTCTCCAGATGTTCATTCTGGGATTGATATTTATGATTCAGGCAATATTGATATTTACATTAATATCTACTCTTTCGGGTAAGTTTAGCTCGTATTTAAACAGCGAAAAGTTTTGGAAATACACCA
- a CDS encoding patatin-like phospholipase family protein: MQKKVSLVLSGGGARGIAHIGVIEELERQGFEIESISGTSMGALVGGMYATGKIQEYKDWISTLDKYEVFKLVDFTLSSQGFIKGNKVFDKMREFIPDVNIEDLNIDYTATATDLLRSEEVVFKRGSLYEAIRASISIPSVFTPIVSGDTLLVDGGVINNLPIEHVKNSGNNLLIVVDVNADVPAYHPQIDKNNERKLGKQSIYLEKFQGIQRFFDKYRAKEEEDENGQLNYFEIMDKTISVLTGQISKMVIEKYAPDILVNVSRDSCSLFDFYKAEELIEIGRYNTANCIEQYEEKLKGEGLLDKLRNGNLFN; this comes from the coding sequence ATGCAGAAAAAAGTTTCATTAGTATTGTCGGGTGGCGGTGCAAGGGGAATAGCACATATTGGTGTTATTGAAGAGCTGGAACGCCAGGGCTTCGAAATAGAATCTATTTCGGGAACATCGATGGGAGCGTTGGTTGGAGGAATGTATGCCACAGGTAAAATACAGGAGTATAAGGACTGGATTAGTACCCTCGATAAATATGAAGTTTTTAAGCTGGTTGATTTTACTTTGAGTTCTCAGGGCTTTATTAAAGGGAATAAAGTTTTTGATAAGATGAGGGAGTTTATTCCTGATGTGAATATTGAAGATCTGAATATTGACTATACCGCAACAGCCACAGATTTATTAAGGAGCGAAGAGGTTGTGTTCAAAAGAGGAAGTCTTTATGAGGCTATCAGGGCATCTATTTCTATACCCTCTGTTTTTACTCCAATAGTTTCGGGAGATACTTTACTGGTAGATGGAGGAGTGATAAATAACCTGCCGATTGAGCATGTGAAAAATTCCGGAAATAATTTGTTGATAGTAGTTGATGTAAATGCAGATGTTCCGGCCTACCATCCTCAAATAGATAAAAATAATGAAAGAAAATTAGGCAAACAGTCAATATATCTTGAGAAATTTCAGGGTATTCAAAGGTTTTTCGATAAATACAGAGCTAAGGAAGAAGAGGACGAAAACGGTCAGTTGAATTATTTCGAAATAATGGATAAAACTATCAGTGTGCTCACCGGCCAGATTTCAAAAATGGTCATAGAAAAATATGCACCGGATATACTGGTAAATGTTTCAAGAGATTCATGCAGTTTATTTGATTTTTATAAGGCCGAAGAATTAATTGAAATAGGAAGATATAATACTGCAAATTGTATCGAACAATACGAAGAAAAGCTTAAAGGTGAAGGCTTGTTAGATAAATTACGTAACGGAAATTTATTTAACTGA